In Thalassococcus sp. S3, the sequence AAGGTTGCCTTTCTCCCCAAGCGGTCGGACCCGGAGGGTTTTTGCGGGCGCGCCGGCTGAACCGAGCCCTCTCTCAAGGCCTCCTGTGAAAAACGGCGCCACGTGGGGCGCCGTTCGTCTTTTGCGTTTGTGCCAGGGGCCGTCCTATTCCGCAGGCTCCGTTCCCGCCTCTGAATAGGTGGTGGGAATGCCTGCAGCCTCTCGCTTGCCATCGAGATAGATCGCCTTGATCAGCGCAACGCACATCAGGATCATCACCAGCGAGAAGGGAAGCGCTCCGATCACCATGGCCGTCTGAATGGCCTTCAGGCCGCCACCTGGAACCAGCAACAGCGCGGCCACGACCGACCCCAGGGCAACGCCCCAGAAAAGGATATGCGGACGCGCCTTTGGTCCTTCATCGCCCGCGGCGTTGATCGTGTTCACGATCAGAACGGCCGAGTCTGCGGTGGTCACCAGATAGGTCATCAGCAGCACCACGATGATGGCCGCCATCGCCCAGCCCAGGAAGGGCGACAGCATGTATTGCACCATGGCAAAGATCTTGTCGCCATCCGGCGCGCTGTTGATCACGCCATTGGCCCCGCCATTCAGCTCCAGATCAATCGCCGTGCCGCCCGCCCAGGTAAACCAGACAAAGCACATCAGCGACGGCACGATCATCGCCCCCAAGACGAATTCCCGGATCGTCCGGCCGCGCGAGATCCGCGCCAGGAAAAGACCCACGAACGGCGCGAACGCGATCCACCAGGCCCAGTAGAAGACCGACCAGGCGCCTTGCCAATTGGCCAGCGCATCCCCCGTCTCGGTCCCGTCGGTACGCCAGACGCGGAACATCATGTCCGGCAGCGCGATGAGATAATCCCAAAGCCCCAGAACCAGCGCCTGCAATCCAAAGAAGGTTGATCCGAACAGCAGGAAGAAGGTTAGCAGGAAGATCGACAATCCCATGTTGAGGTTCGACAGCCACTTGATGCCCTTGCCAACGCCCGACAGCGCCGACAGGGTCGAGGCCGCCATGATCACGAAGATCGCCACAAGAACACCCATTGTGTTCGCGGTGCCCGCCTCGTTCGTCAGGCCGTTAATCCCGATGCGGGTCAATCCCGATACGAACTGCTCTACACCGAAGCCCAATGTCTGCGCCACGCCGAGGATCGTGGCAACCACGGCCACGATGTCGACAAGATGTCCCACCGGACCGGACAGCGTCTTGCCGAAGATCGGTGTCAAAGAGGACCGCATGGTCAGCGGCAGGCCCCGCCTGTAGCTGAAAAAGGCCAGCGCCAGCCCGGCCAGCGCATAGCAGGCCCAGGCACCGATCCCCCAATGCAGGAACGACCATTTATAGGCCATCCGGATGTTGTCCGCCGCTCCGCCGGTCGTCAGCCCCTGGATGACTTCAGGGTTGTTGTTGAAATGGTAAACCGGCTCGGCCACGGCCCAGGTGAGCATGCCCACACCGATGCCTGCGCCGAACATCATCGAAAACCACGAGAAGTTGCCGAATTCGGGCTTGTCGCCCGGCTGACCCAAAAGCAAACGGCCCGCTGTCGGCCAGATCGCAAGCCCGATGCACATCACCACGAACAGGGCCACTGCCCAGATGTACCAGGTCGCGAAATTGGTCAGAATGAATGAATTGAACGTGCTCAGGATCGCACCGGCCTGTTCAGGGAAGGCAATGGCCCAGATCACCAGACCGCCAATGGCGAATTTCGACGCGATGGTCACATCGCGACTGAAGCCTTTGTAAAATCCGCTGTCGGCCGTCTTGATCGGCAAATCAAGAAGAGGAGGTTTGAGCGCCATCGGCATGTTCCCTGTCAAATTATTGTTGTGGTTAAAGGGTACGCCTCCTAAATGAGGCTGAGAACCTCTGAATGCAGCGAAAAACTGAAACCTGCGGTCTCGATTTCACGAAAATGAAAAAAGCGCCCCGCCGGTTCAGGGGCGAGGCGCGGACCTTAACATAAAAAGAATCGCGGATCAGGCGTTGACGTCCACGACTACCCGGCCCTTGACCTGACCTTTCAGAATGTCTGCCCCTAATTGCGGAAGGTCTGTCAGGGTGGCGGGCTGGATCATCGTTTCCAGCGTTTCCATCGGCAGATCGCTGGCAATGCGCTCCCAGGCGCGCAGGCGGTTGTCATAGGGCTGCATCACACTGTCGATGCCCAGCAGGTTCACCCCGCGCAGCAGAAACGGAATGACCGTTGCAGGCAGGCCTGCACCGCCGGCAAGGCCCACGGCAGCCACGGATGCGCCGTATTGCATCTGACCTAAAACACGCGCCAGCATCGCACCACCCACGGCATCCACGCAACCGCCCCATGTCTCGCCTTCGAGCGGCCGCTTGGTGGTCTCGTTGATCTCCTCGCGCGCGACGATCTGGCTGGCGCCCAGGCCGCGCAGATAGTCTTCCGTCTCGGGCCGCCCGGTGACCGCGGCCACCTCGTAACCCAGCTTGCTCAGGATGGCCGTCGCGACGGACCCCACGCCGCCTGCGGCCCCCGTCACCAGAACCGGGCCGTCCTTGATGCCGTGATCCTCCAGCGCCATCACCGCCAGCATGGCGGTGAACCCAGCCGTCCCCACCGCCATTGCCGTCCGTGTATCGAGCCCGTCGGGCAGCGGCACGAGCCAATCCGCCTTGACCCTGGCCTTTTGCGCATAGCCGCCCCAATGCATCTCGCCCACGCGCCATCCGGTTAGCACCACCTTGTCGCCCGGCTTGTAGCGGTCGTCATCCGACGCCTCGACCGTCCCGGCAAAGTCGATGCCCGGCACGTGCGGATAGGTCCGGACCAGCCCGCCTCCCGGACCGATGCACAGACCATCCTTGTAATTCACCGTGGAATACTCGACCGCGACCGTCACATCACCTTCCGGCAGCCGGTCCTCGCCTATCTCCTCCACGCTGGCCGAGGTCTTGCCGTCCTCGCCCTTCTCCACCACCAATGCCTTGAACATCTCGCTCTCCTTCTCGGGGCGCAACCGCCCTTGCTTCTTTGGGTCAAAAATATCCCGGGGGTTTGGGGGCTGGCCCCCAATCCGCCCTCACCCGAACGCACCTACAACCAGAACTGCGCCTGCACCTTGGCCGCGCGCATGCCGTCCGGCGTCTCCACCTCCAGCATCGTGCCCGGCGTCCAATGCGTCATCCGCACCATGCCGATGGCCACGTTGGTGTCAAAGTCCGGCGACCACGCGGCCGAGGTCACCTGCCCCACGCGCTCCCCCCCGCCATAGATCGGCCAGGCGCGGTCGCAGCCGGGCACCGCCTCTCCGGCAATCGCAAGCGGCCGGATCTGCTGGACGGGCCCCTCCTTGGCCACCCTCAAGAGCGCATCGCGCCCGATACAGCCAATCGCCGTCTGCGTGTCGCAGAACCGGCCCAGCCCACATTCATGGGGCGTGTTGTCGTCGGTCATGTCATTGCCGTAGCTCAGCAATCCGCCTTCGATCCGCTCGATCCCGTTGGGACAGCCAGCGCGCACCTGCAGGTCTGCTCCCTGATCGAACAGCGCCTCCCAAAGCGGCATGCCAAGATCGCTGCCTTCGACATAGATCTCGAACCCGCCCTGCTTGGAATAGCCAGACCGCGCCACGATGATGTCGCGTCCCTCGAACTGGAACCAGCCAAAGCGGAAAAACCGGATGTCCCGGACCGCGTCTCCAAAAACGCGGGCCACCAGATCATCCGCCTTGGGCCCCTGTACCGCCAGCGGGCTCACATCCGGCTCATCCACCAGCACATCCAGCCGGTAGCCATTGGCGATCCCCTTGACCCAGAGCAGCAGATCGCTGTCCGCGATGGAAATCCACCACCGCTCCTCCGACAATTTCAGGGCCACCGGATCGTTCAGCATCCCGCCCGTCTCATCCACGATGGGGACGTAATAGCACTGCCCCGGCAACATCCCTCTCAGATCGCGGGGCGTCAGCATCTGCATCAGCCGCCCCGCATCGGGGCCGCGCAGTTCCACCTGCCGCTCCACCGCGACATCCCAGACCTGCACGTGGGTTTTCAGATGCCGGTAATCCGCCTCCACGCTCTCGAAGACCGTGGGCAGGAGCATCCGGTTATAGACCGTATAGGCCTTGACCCCCGCGGCCTCGACCCCGTCCGAAAACGGTGTGCGCCGCAACCGGCGAGAGGGAGAAATCAGCGCCATCACCCCGCCTCCGGCATGTAGGGCAGATCGGTCACATAGCCTTCACCGCCCGCCGCCGTCAGCATGGCGTGCACCTGACCGCGATGATGCGTCTGGTGATTGAAAAACTGCATCACGCAGAGCGCCATCGGCTTGGTCAAGTCCATGCCCGACATGCTCGCATGCCAGGTCAGGTCTCCGGCCAGGTCGGCCTCTTCCACGCTCGCCGCCCAGAGAGAGATGCGTCCATCCATGCGCTCCCGCTCCGCGCGCCAGCCCGCCAGCGTCTCGAAGGCCTGCAGCCCGTCCAGCCCGCCAATATCCGGTCCCGCGCCGCCGTCAAACCGCGAGATCCACAGATGATCGCCCCACAGGATGTGGTTGACCGTGCGCTGGATCGAGCCAAAAAACGCCCCGCGATCCTGGCTCAGAGCTTCGGCCCCCAGAGCATCAAGAGCGCCCGCCAACAGACTGTTCTGCCACGCATTATACCGCGCCATCGTGACGCAATAATCCCGCCCGATCATCACTTGGGGCCTTTCCAGTCGATGGGGCAGATCTCGGCCGATTTGCCCCCGAAATCCCAGACCCGGCCATAGTCGCGTACCCGGCTCTTGGTGCCCTGTGCTGCAATGATGTCCGGCCCCATCCAGTATTTGGAATTGGAG encodes:
- a CDS encoding BCCT family transporter — encoded protein: MALKPPLLDLPIKTADSGFYKGFSRDVTIASKFAIGGLVIWAIAFPEQAGAILSTFNSFILTNFATWYIWAVALFVVMCIGLAIWPTAGRLLLGQPGDKPEFGNFSWFSMMFGAGIGVGMLTWAVAEPVYHFNNNPEVIQGLTTGGAADNIRMAYKWSFLHWGIGAWACYALAGLALAFFSYRRGLPLTMRSSLTPIFGKTLSGPVGHLVDIVAVVATILGVAQTLGFGVEQFVSGLTRIGINGLTNEAGTANTMGVLVAIFVIMAASTLSALSGVGKGIKWLSNLNMGLSIFLLTFFLLFGSTFFGLQALVLGLWDYLIALPDMMFRVWRTDGTETGDALANWQGAWSVFYWAWWIAFAPFVGLFLARISRGRTIREFVLGAMIVPSLMCFVWFTWAGGTAIDLELNGGANGVINSAPDGDKIFAMVQYMLSPFLGWAMAAIIVVLLMTYLVTTADSAVLIVNTINAAGDEGPKARPHILFWGVALGSVVAALLLVPGGGLKAIQTAMVIGALPFSLVMILMCVALIKAIYLDGKREAAGIPTTYSEAGTEPAE
- the acuI gene encoding acryloyl-CoA reductase, producing the protein MFKALVVEKGEDGKTSASVEEIGEDRLPEGDVTVAVEYSTVNYKDGLCIGPGGGLVRTYPHVPGIDFAGTVEASDDDRYKPGDKVVLTGWRVGEMHWGGYAQKARVKADWLVPLPDGLDTRTAMAVGTAGFTAMLAVMALEDHGIKDGPVLVTGAAGGVGSVATAILSKLGYEVAAVTGRPETEDYLRGLGASQIVAREEINETTKRPLEGETWGGCVDAVGGAMLARVLGQMQYGASVAAVGLAGGAGLPATVIPFLLRGVNLLGIDSVMQPYDNRLRAWERIASDLPMETLETMIQPATLTDLPQLGADILKGQVKGRVVVDVNA
- a CDS encoding dimethylsulfoniopropionate demethylase, producing MALISPSRRLRRTPFSDGVEAAGVKAYTVYNRMLLPTVFESVEADYRHLKTHVQVWDVAVERQVELRGPDAGRLMQMLTPRDLRGMLPGQCYYVPIVDETGGMLNDPVALKLSEERWWISIADSDLLLWVKGIANGYRLDVLVDEPDVSPLAVQGPKADDLVARVFGDAVRDIRFFRFGWFQFEGRDIIVARSGYSKQGGFEIYVEGSDLGMPLWEALFDQGADLQVRAGCPNGIERIEGGLLSYGNDMTDDNTPHECGLGRFCDTQTAIGCIGRDALLRVAKEGPVQQIRPLAIAGEAVPGCDRAWPIYGGGERVGQVTSAAWSPDFDTNVAIGMVRMTHWTPGTMLEVETPDGMRAAKVQAQFWL
- a CDS encoding DinB family protein, with the protein product MIGRDYCVTMARYNAWQNSLLAGALDALGAEALSQDRGAFFGSIQRTVNHILWGDHLWISRFDGGAGPDIGGLDGLQAFETLAGWRAERERMDGRISLWAASVEEADLAGDLTWHASMSGMDLTKPMALCVMQFFNHQTHHRGQVHAMLTAAGGEGYVTDLPYMPEAG